In the Bacteroides sp. genome, one interval contains:
- a CDS encoding DMT family transporter: MVYLLLAIIISTSIVITFRLFTRFSINNTQAITANYLIAAILSFVLHPETYSFAGLPEKNWFIFSCIIGVTFILTFFLFALSAQKVGVALTSVTSKMSVVIPVSIGIFLYAEPPTTLKLAGILISLLAFYLTFKKKSNIRIDFRLIILPIFLFLGNGSNDSLTKHATTKLPDFGNDFMLFLGVVFSVSFLIGLSIWLVSGLYKKNTSSKFSPKSILAGTWLGLLNFGSSYYFIVALGYFDSSVFFPIFNVSIVGLSALSGFLLFKEKLLPVNWFGIFLAVCAIILVAMGG; encoded by the coding sequence ATGGTTTACCTGCTTCTTGCAATCATCATATCAACTAGCATTGTCATAACTTTTAGGCTTTTTACCCGGTTCTCTATCAATAACACCCAAGCCATCACAGCAAATTACCTGATAGCGGCCATCCTGAGTTTTGTTTTGCATCCCGAAACATATTCCTTTGCAGGGCTACCTGAAAAGAACTGGTTTATCTTTTCATGCATAATAGGGGTCACATTTATTCTGACCTTTTTCCTTTTTGCCCTCTCGGCCCAAAAGGTTGGGGTGGCCCTTACTTCTGTAACAAGCAAGATGTCGGTGGTTATCCCGGTTTCAATTGGTATTTTCCTTTATGCTGAACCTCCAACGACCCTTAAATTAGCTGGGATATTAATTTCACTTTTGGCCTTTTACCTTACATTTAAAAAGAAAAGTAACATCAGGATTGATTTTCGCCTCATCATCTTACCAATTTTCTTGTTCCTCGGGAATGGTTCCAATGATTCGCTTACCAAGCATGCCACAACCAAACTGCCCGATTTTGGTAATGATTTCATGCTTTTCCTTGGAGTGGTTTTTTCCGTAAGTTTTTTAATTGGTCTGAGTATTTGGTTGGTTTCCGGGCTTTATAAAAAAAATACTTCGTCTAAATTTTCACCTAAAAGCATATTGGCGGGAACTTGGCTTGGTCTGCTAAACTTTGGCTCGAGTTACTATTTTATTGTTGCACTCGGGTACTTCGACAGCTCCGTATTTTTTCCAATCTTTAATGTTAGCATTGTAGGTCTTTCAGCTCTTTCGGGCTTTCTCCTTTTCAAGGAAAAACTACTGCCAGTAAATTGGTTTGGAATATTCCTGGCAGTTTGTGCCATAATACTTGTTGCTATGGGAGGTTAA
- the ribD gene encoding bifunctional diaminohydroxyphosphoribosylaminopyrimidine deaminase/5-amino-6-(5-phosphoribosylamino)uracil reductase RibD, producing the protein MTKDEQYMQRCLDLASKGLGSVAPNPLVGSVIVYNDQIIGEGYHRVYGGPHAEVNAIASVKDSSVLSESTLFVNLEPCSHFGKTPPCSDLIIRKRIRRVVIGSVDPFDVVTGKGIARLRNNGCEVTVGVLKNQCQAINKRFFTFHEKKRPFIILKWAQTADGFIDSLRPPGSVLRPAWITSENLRILVHKWRSEEPAIMVGTHTALADNPRLNVRDWSGHQPLRIVVDRKLALPQNLHLFDKKQETLILNERLDKKDGTSTFLKLPFDGELVSLSHLMQYLYSQGIQSVFVEGGQKLIQSFVKQDLWDEARVFSGPQFFGEGIKAPSIKPSNLAHIIIGNEGFFWFKNFLNY; encoded by the coding sequence ATGACCAAAGATGAGCAATACATGCAACGGTGCCTCGACCTAGCCTCCAAAGGGCTTGGGTCGGTGGCACCGAACCCTTTAGTGGGTAGTGTAATTGTTTATAATGACCAAATCATAGGTGAAGGCTACCATCGTGTTTATGGAGGTCCTCATGCTGAAGTCAATGCTATAGCATCAGTCAAGGATTCTTCAGTTCTTTCTGAATCCACCTTATTTGTAAATCTGGAACCCTGCAGTCATTTTGGAAAAACACCTCCCTGCTCTGATTTGATTATCCGTAAAAGAATCAGGCGTGTAGTCATTGGAAGTGTTGACCCTTTTGATGTGGTCACCGGAAAAGGGATTGCCCGATTAAGAAATAATGGATGCGAAGTGACCGTTGGGGTTTTGAAAAACCAATGTCAGGCCATAAATAAAAGGTTTTTCACCTTTCACGAAAAGAAGAGGCCATTTATTATCCTTAAATGGGCGCAAACCGCTGATGGCTTTATTGATTCATTGCGTCCCCCTGGTTCTGTGCTACGCCCAGCCTGGATAACAAGTGAGAATCTGCGTATTCTTGTACATAAATGGCGCAGTGAAGAACCTGCAATCATGGTAGGAACACACACAGCCTTGGCAGACAATCCACGTTTGAATGTTCGCGACTGGTCTGGGCACCAACCGCTTCGTATTGTTGTTGACCGGAAATTGGCACTACCCCAAAACTTGCACCTTTTTGACAAAAAACAGGAAACCCTCATATTGAATGAAAGGCTGGATAAAAAAGACGGCACTTCCACTTTTTTAAAACTTCCTTTTGATGGTGAACTGGTAAGCTTGTCACATCTGATGCAATATCTTTATAGTCAGGGAATCCAATCTGTTTTTGTTGAAGGCGGACAAAAGCTTATTCAATCCTTTGTTAAACAAGACCTATGGGATGAAGCCAGGGTTTTTAGCGGACCTCAATTTTTTGGTGAGGGGATAAAAGCCCCCTCAATTAAACCCTCCAATTTAGCGCATATAATAATTGGGAATGAAGGCTTTTTCTGGTTTAAAAACTTTTTAAATTATTAA
- a CDS encoding PAS domain S-box protein, with translation MKKILLSVFCCLLTYQTISIPITDRIRLSQGEEIQVYSEQQGFSDLPSPNSERHFILFSAKENVAPLKFMGTEPLGYQGQTAQILGLSMLRLTSQLFRPLSLKVFVYYALALLLMLGIFIGFGIYLLRLSKAKRDAETSEAFFRALIDESPLAMVIFQDLRIEYVNPAMENLSGYAQKELLTMEIWQLIHPDSLSGIRAENWFLVKKDSGMRFEFRLQNKFQTEKWVDFSARLIDFYGKPAFLATAIDVTERVQEQSNESKSSERLSLLHLASNDGVFDYDLNSDELYLSPKWKEILGYNEQEIKNTLSVWEMLIHPDDKDSASLLFDSIKGGIVPQKDLEFRMKCSDGTYKWVEVKITVVYDENTKPIRVLGSQGDISETKKSKQELIAAKEAAEEAARAKSSFISSVSHEIRTPLNAIIGLADLLIQEEGLSEQQAENLKSLKFSSDHLLGIINDVLDFSKLEAGKVNLDKTDFNLEQLVNETSRAIDFKAHEKGIPVRVRINPNVPQTVVGDAGRLRQIMLNLLGNAVKFTSEGHIDVYVKMLERSGQSCRLRFSVSDTGIGIPEEKRQSIFESFTQAEENTFRKFGGTGLGLSISKKLVELQGGEIGLKSIEGIGSTFWFELPMEISEKKMEVETGKLSQGVKDLHGIRILLVEDDRMNQFVMSQFFKKWNAQVETAENGRLAIKKLSEKNFDLVLMDVHMPEMDGFEATQVIRDESSSVLDHQVPIIALTADVNNETRTRVRETGMNDFITKPSEPDVLFQKVLENSKLEVEQTEERQDTYGTTTLTSGYELKELKLTVKSALKEIFEDNTGATTSMIQHFMKQIPATIDRVNEYIEQDEGEFAAQALHRIKPGFHYLGFSKTAIKVEELQEVIRKARAPGDIRKHMLVLESDITKIMHVLIEILKDIESSEPGET, from the coding sequence GTGAAAAAAATTCTACTCTCTGTTTTTTGTTGCCTACTTACATACCAAACAATCTCAATCCCCATTACTGACAGAATACGTCTGTCGCAAGGGGAAGAAATACAGGTATATTCTGAGCAACAAGGCTTTTCAGACCTCCCCTCCCCAAATTCTGAAAGGCACTTCATTCTTTTTTCAGCCAAAGAGAATGTTGCTCCCCTAAAATTCATGGGTACAGAGCCGCTGGGATACCAGGGCCAAACTGCCCAAATTTTAGGGTTGAGCATGCTCAGGCTGACAAGCCAGTTATTCCGTCCGCTTTCTTTGAAGGTATTTGTTTATTATGCCCTGGCCTTATTATTAATGCTTGGCATTTTTATTGGTTTTGGTATTTATTTGCTAAGATTATCAAAAGCAAAACGTGATGCTGAAACCAGCGAAGCATTCTTCAGGGCACTTATTGATGAGTCTCCCCTCGCCATGGTCATTTTTCAGGATTTGAGAATTGAATATGTGAATCCTGCCATGGAAAACTTAAGTGGGTATGCCCAAAAAGAATTGTTGACAATGGAAATCTGGCAGCTCATTCACCCTGACAGTCTTTCAGGTATTCGCGCCGAGAACTGGTTTCTTGTAAAGAAAGACAGTGGGATGCGATTTGAATTTCGTTTACAGAATAAATTCCAGACCGAAAAATGGGTTGATTTCTCTGCACGGCTTATTGACTTTTATGGAAAGCCTGCATTTTTGGCCACAGCTATTGACGTTACAGAGCGAGTTCAAGAGCAAAGCAATGAGAGCAAGTCCTCTGAGAGGCTATCTCTTCTCCATTTAGCCAGCAATGATGGCGTTTTTGATTATGACCTGAATTCCGATGAACTCTACCTTTCACCCAAATGGAAGGAGATTTTGGGTTATAATGAACAGGAGATAAAAAATACCCTTAGCGTCTGGGAAATGTTGATTCATCCAGATGACAAGGATTCTGCAAGCTTGCTTTTTGACAGTATTAAAGGTGGCATTGTTCCTCAGAAAGATCTTGAATTCAGAATGAAATGTAGTGATGGTACCTATAAATGGGTAGAAGTGAAGATTACCGTTGTTTATGACGAAAACACCAAACCTATTCGGGTACTTGGATCGCAAGGTGACATTTCTGAAACCAAGAAGAGCAAGCAGGAACTCATTGCTGCAAAAGAAGCTGCAGAAGAAGCTGCAAGGGCCAAATCCAGTTTTATTTCAAGTGTAAGCCATGAAATCCGGACCCCTCTGAATGCCATTATCGGCTTGGCAGACTTGCTGATTCAGGAAGAAGGACTTAGTGAACAACAAGCTGAGAACCTTAAATCCCTTAAATTCTCAAGCGATCATTTATTAGGCATTATCAATGATGTGCTGGACTTTTCAAAGCTGGAAGCAGGGAAAGTTAATCTGGATAAAACTGATTTTAACCTTGAACAACTTGTTAATGAAACCTCCAGAGCCATTGATTTTAAGGCACACGAAAAGGGCATTCCGGTAAGGGTTCGTATTAATCCAAACGTTCCTCAAACAGTAGTTGGAGATGCCGGCAGGTTACGTCAGATCATGCTTAATCTTTTAGGTAATGCAGTTAAGTTTACCTCTGAAGGGCACATTGATGTTTATGTGAAAATGCTTGAGCGAAGTGGACAAAGCTGTCGATTGAGGTTTTCAGTTTCTGATACTGGCATTGGGATCCCAGAGGAAAAGCGTCAAAGCATTTTTGAAAGTTTCACTCAGGCTGAAGAAAATACTTTCCGGAAGTTTGGTGGCACTGGTCTTGGACTTTCCATCAGCAAAAAGCTGGTTGAACTGCAAGGCGGTGAAATTGGCTTAAAAAGCATCGAAGGAATTGGTTCAACATTCTGGTTTGAACTTCCCATGGAAATCAGCGAAAAGAAAATGGAAGTTGAAACTGGCAAATTGTCTCAAGGGGTTAAAGACCTTCATGGCATCCGGATTCTTCTCGTTGAGGATGATCGCATGAACCAGTTTGTAATGTCACAGTTTTTCAAGAAGTGGAATGCCCAGGTTGAGACTGCTGAAAACGGGCGTTTGGCGATTAAGAAACTTTCTGAGAAGAACTTTGACTTGGTTTTGATGGATGTTCACATGCCCGAAATGGATGGGTTTGAAGCTACCCAGGTGATTCGCGATGAATCTTCCAGCGTTCTGGATCACCAGGTACCGATCATTGCCCTTACAGCGGATGTTAATAACGAAACCCGCACCCGGGTAAGAGAAACGGGAATGAATGATTTCATTACGAAGCCTTCTGAGCCAGATGTGTTATTTCAGAAAGTATTGGAAAACTCTAAACTTGAGGTTGAGCAGACTGAAGAAAGGCAAGATACCTATGGTACAACTACGCTCACTAGTGGATATGAGTTGAAAGAACTTAAGCTTACAGTAAAATCTGCCCTAAAGGAGATTTTTGAAGATAATACCGGGGCTACTACTTCAATGATTCAACATTTCATGAAGCAGATCCCTGCTACTATCGATCGTGTCAATGAATATATTGAGCAGGACGAAGGCGAGTTTGCAGCTCAGGCCTTACACCGTATTAAACCAGGTTTTCACTATCTTGGGTTCAGTAAAACTGCCATTAAGGTAGAAGAACTGCAGGAAGTGATTAGAAAAGCCAGGGCTCCGGGAGACATACGCAAGCACATGCTGGTCCTCGAAAGCGACATAACGAAGATCATGCATGTGCTTATAGAGATACTTAAGGATATTGAATCCAGTGAACCAGGTGAAACCTGA
- a CDS encoding SpoIIE family protein phosphatase, protein MKDLFYIEVGSFQKSHAGERICGDVFVSQKVKEENRTVVVLSDGMGHGVKANLLATLTATMGMNFTREHKDARKIAEIIMNTLPVCSERKISYSTFTIVDLEDSGQTTIINYDNPDPIVLRDKDTFKPDWQYLMLESENNAGKEIKACSFLAQKEDRIILMSDGITQSGMGKGNYLLGWGLENVEQLVLDRVREKPEISAAKLAGKIVNKAHANDNYQAKDDMSVVVIYFREPRQLLLCSGPPFDQAKDKELAQIVGGFNGEKIICGGTTADIISRELNIPIKDTLEFDDPELPPISFMEGIDLVTEGILTLSKVSEILEKYSTRTELGKGPADIIVKLFLESDSIHLWIGTAINVAHQDPNLPVELEIRRTVMKKIAKILESKFLKEISFHFI, encoded by the coding sequence ATGAAGGATCTATTTTATATTGAGGTTGGTTCATTTCAAAAGAGTCATGCAGGTGAAAGAATCTGCGGGGACGTTTTCGTTTCCCAGAAAGTGAAAGAAGAAAATCGCACGGTTGTAGTGCTTTCGGATGGCATGGGGCATGGTGTTAAGGCCAATTTACTTGCTACCCTTACGGCTACAATGGGTATGAATTTTACTCGCGAGCATAAGGATGCAAGGAAAATTGCCGAGATAATAATGAACACACTGCCGGTTTGCAGTGAAAGAAAAATTAGTTATTCAACCTTTACTATTGTTGACCTGGAGGATTCAGGGCAAACGACAATTATAAACTATGATAATCCTGACCCCATTGTTTTAAGGGACAAAGATACGTTTAAGCCTGACTGGCAATATTTAATGCTGGAGTCGGAAAACAATGCTGGAAAGGAAATTAAAGCCTGTTCCTTTTTAGCTCAAAAAGAAGACAGGATTATTCTAATGAGTGACGGCATCACTCAGTCAGGTATGGGTAAGGGTAATTATCTGCTAGGCTGGGGACTTGAAAACGTTGAGCAACTCGTTCTGGATCGTGTAAGGGAAAAGCCAGAGATTTCAGCAGCCAAACTGGCTGGAAAAATCGTGAATAAGGCACACGCCAATGATAACTACCAGGCTAAGGATGATATGAGTGTGGTTGTTATTTATTTTCGTGAACCCAGACAACTTTTATTGTGTTCAGGACCTCCTTTTGACCAGGCAAAGGATAAAGAATTGGCGCAAATAGTAGGGGGATTTAATGGAGAAAAAATTATTTGTGGTGGTACTACTGCAGATATTATCTCCAGGGAATTGAATATTCCCATAAAAGATACCCTTGAATTTGATGATCCAGAACTCCCCCCAATTTCTTTTATGGAAGGTATTGATCTTGTTACGGAAGGAATCCTAACCCTAAGCAAGGTATCAGAGATTCTGGAAAAGTATAGCACCCGCACAGAGCTTGGCAAAGGACCAGCAGATATTATAGTAAAATTGTTTTTAGAAAGTGATTCTATTCATCTCTGGATCGGCACAGCCATTAATGTAGCTCACCAAGACCCAAATTTACCTGTTGAATTAGAAATTCGCCGGACAGTTATGAAAAAAATTGCAAAAATACTTGAAAGCAAATTTTTAAAAGAAATAAGCTTTCATTTCATTTAG
- a CDS encoding [Fe-Fe] hydrogenase large subunit C-terminal domain-containing protein, translating into MRIINIDHSRCTQSYACIRVCPVKAIATRSDGKPVVHHDRCIGCGSCLSVCASNAISHYSDLEQVIELLNSENKVAAIVDPTISGEFPDIKDYRKFVEMIRKLGFAYVSEISFGVDLVAKKYKELFENFKGKYYLAANCPSLVSYVEKYFPELSDNLAPLVTPMTAMAKVVRKAYGKDVKVVCFGPCLSAKYDAGLFEDDGKVDGVLTFKELRELFSRFNFKEGKVEYSEFDSPIGNLGSLYPLPSGFVYAAGINADLLSGSTISASGKENMIQAVDEFSQNTETIKKHFSLFYDQGCLMGPGTTDRSHKFLRRSMVLAYSNKRLKNFDSKQWEKELNEYSGLDLSRTFQKDDQRLPVPSNDQVEEIMKSLGKDMEDRSACSACGFNSCKDFAISISQGLSKPEMCQTFSLKSKTEYIKTLKNNNEKLKKQNELLQETEKALKSENQKIIQETDTISTLLQNLPSAAVIVDDKLKIIESNKSFIKVLGEDAEMINEVIPGLVGADLKTLLPYPIYNLFSYVLENDENVVGKDVTHGDSLLNVSVYSLKPNKIVGAVFRDMYVAEVRQEEIINRVTEVIDENLKMVQNIAFLLGEGASTTEKMLNSIIETYQKINKP; encoded by the coding sequence ATGCGAATCATAAACATTGACCATAGTCGCTGTACTCAATCTTATGCTTGCATCCGGGTTTGCCCGGTAAAAGCCATTGCAACGCGAAGTGATGGCAAGCCTGTTGTTCACCATGACCGTTGTATTGGATGCGGAAGTTGTCTTTCAGTTTGTGCATCCAATGCAATATCTCATTATAGTGATTTGGAGCAAGTCATTGAACTTCTTAATTCAGAAAACAAGGTGGCTGCTATTGTCGACCCAACGATCAGCGGAGAATTTCCTGACATAAAGGATTACAGGAAATTTGTTGAGATGATACGTAAACTAGGCTTTGCTTATGTTAGCGAGATTTCATTTGGAGTTGATCTGGTTGCAAAAAAATATAAAGAGCTGTTCGAGAACTTTAAGGGGAAGTATTATTTGGCAGCCAATTGTCCTAGTTTGGTTTCCTATGTTGAAAAATATTTTCCGGAACTCAGCGATAACCTCGCACCATTGGTTACACCAATGACCGCCATGGCAAAGGTGGTCAGGAAGGCTTATGGCAAGGATGTCAAGGTGGTTTGTTTTGGCCCCTGTCTTTCGGCTAAATATGATGCGGGTTTATTTGAGGACGATGGGAAAGTAGATGGCGTTTTAACCTTTAAGGAATTAAGGGAACTTTTTTCGCGCTTTAATTTTAAGGAGGGAAAAGTTGAGTATTCTGAATTTGACTCTCCAATTGGCAACCTGGGCTCTCTTTATCCCCTTCCCAGTGGGTTTGTCTATGCAGCAGGGATTAATGCTGACTTGCTTTCAGGGTCAACTATTTCAGCCAGCGGGAAAGAAAACATGATTCAGGCTGTGGATGAGTTCAGCCAGAATACTGAAACCATAAAAAAACATTTCAGCCTGTTTTACGATCAGGGATGCTTGATGGGGCCTGGTACCACAGACCGCTCCCATAAATTCCTACGCCGTTCAATGGTTCTGGCATACTCTAATAAAAGACTAAAGAATTTTGATTCCAAACAATGGGAAAAGGAACTTAATGAATATTCGGGTCTAGACCTTTCAAGAACTTTTCAAAAGGACGATCAAAGGCTACCGGTTCCAAGTAATGACCAGGTTGAGGAAATTATGAAAAGCTTGGGAAAGGACATGGAAGATCGCTCTGCATGCAGTGCCTGTGGATTCAACAGTTGCAAGGACTTTGCCATATCCATTAGCCAGGGTTTGAGCAAGCCGGAAATGTGTCAGACCTTTTCACTGAAAAGCAAGACTGAATATATTAAAACATTAAAAAATAATAATGAGAAGCTGAAAAAGCAGAATGAACTTTTACAGGAGACAGAAAAAGCGTTAAAGTCAGAAAACCAGAAAATTATACAGGAAACAGATACTATCTCCACACTGCTTCAAAACTTACCTTCAGCTGCTGTCATTGTTGACGACAAACTAAAGATCATTGAATCGAATAAAAGTTTTATTAAAGTATTGGGTGAAGATGCGGAAATGATCAATGAAGTTATTCCGGGATTGGTTGGGGCCGATCTTAAGACCTTGTTGCCATATCCAATTTATAACCTGTTTTCTTATGTCCTTGAAAATGATGAAAATGTTGTAGGAAAAGATGTTACACATGGTGACAGTTTATTAAACGTTAGTGTTTACAGCCTGAAGCCAAATAAAATAGTAGGTGCGGTTTTCCGCGATATGTATGTGGCAGAGGTGCGCCAGGAAGAGATCATAAATCGTGTAACCGAGGTCATTGACGAAAACCTGAAAATGGTACAGAACATTGCATTTTTACTTGGTGAAGGGGCCAGCACAACTGAAAAAATGCTTAACTCAATTATTGAAACGTATCAAAAAATCAATAAACCCTGA
- a CDS encoding NAD(P)H-dependent oxidoreductase subunit E: MPPSIDSILERFPNKQREDLIPMLQEIQDEFGFLSEEIINHVGAYLSISVNKIYGVATFYDNFRFGPTGRFHIRLCHGTACHVAGASTFIQELEKQLKIKSGETDKEGLFSLEVVSCVGACGLAPIIEINGEYFTQLTSEKLNDILQSFRIKDQDIYES; this comes from the coding sequence ATGCCCCCTTCAATTGATTCAATTCTTGAACGATTCCCCAACAAACAAAGGGAAGATCTGATTCCGATGCTTCAGGAAATACAGGATGAATTTGGCTTCTTGTCCGAAGAAATCATTAACCACGTGGGTGCTTACTTATCCATTTCTGTAAATAAGATTTACGGAGTGGCCACCTTTTATGACAATTTCAGGTTTGGACCAACCGGAAGGTTTCATATCAGGCTTTGTCATGGAACCGCATGTCATGTGGCCGGAGCTTCAACTTTTATCCAGGAATTAGAAAAACAACTTAAAATTAAATCCGGAGAAACAGACAAAGAGGGGCTTTTCAGTCTTGAGGTTGTTTCTTGCGTTGGAGCTTGTGGTCTTGCCCCAATTATTGAGATCAATGGTGAATATTTTACCCAGCTTACATCCGAGAAACTTAACGATATTCTTCAATCCTTCAGAATAAAAGACCAAGATATTTATGAAAGCTAA
- a CDS encoding NADH-ubiquinone oxidoreductase-F iron-sulfur binding region domain-containing protein codes for MKAKSPDALKQFLINQVLLDPNRLENERLEKELSYISRERVNNPIIYVGMGTCGLIAGAGKTFKAIQEYIDDHGIDIELIKGGCIGLCSAEPIVDIQLPGKSRISFGNVKQDKVQYLLDEILNHNIPDLQTIGQYKNDISQPWEGINPIFDHSFFSGQQRVLLDNCGLIDPVSVEQYIARGGYWAFADTISSLTPKGVCQLIEESELSGRGGGGYSTGKKWANTLKTFSDQKFLVCNAVESDPGSYMNRVIIESNPHRLIEAVIIAAYAIGATKSFIFIRQEFKLAIERLEKAIENARGYGLLGHHIFDSGVNIDIIVKRGARAFVCGEETALNNSIEGKRAMPESKPPYPSEKGLWNKPTIVNNVETLFNIPLILKNGPDWFKKTGTDNSKGTKLFTLSGKVKNYGTIEVPMGTTFRDIVWKIGGGTSGKQKFKAVILGINSGNYITKKNLDNRIDYEELKSIGTSLGSGGFVVIDESTCMVDLAKYFTNFFKNESCGKCIPCREGTARLLEIMEVVTQRPGKNNHFQSLERFKGVMQLRSLANVMRDTSLCALGKSAPNAILNTLNNFKEEFDAHIFERKCPANVCRDLRVFSIDVDLCTGCTACYKKCPVDAIIGSARHPHFIVEEKCIGCGLCYDACKFNAVLIQ; via the coding sequence ATGAAAGCTAAATCGCCCGATGCTTTAAAGCAGTTTTTAATAAATCAGGTATTGCTTGATCCAAATCGCCTTGAAAATGAACGGTTGGAGAAAGAGCTTTCATACATTAGCCGTGAGCGGGTCAACAATCCTATTATTTATGTTGGAATGGGTACCTGCGGCCTGATTGCCGGCGCCGGTAAGACTTTCAAAGCAATCCAGGAGTATATTGATGACCATGGAATTGATATTGAGTTGATTAAAGGGGGGTGCATTGGTCTTTGCAGTGCTGAACCTATTGTTGATATTCAGCTTCCGGGAAAGTCACGTATTTCTTTCGGAAATGTCAAGCAAGACAAGGTTCAATATCTTTTGGATGAGATTTTAAATCATAACATTCCTGACCTCCAAACCATTGGTCAATATAAAAATGACATCTCTCAGCCTTGGGAAGGAATCAATCCTATTTTTGACCATTCCTTTTTCTCTGGTCAGCAAAGGGTCCTGCTTGACAATTGCGGCCTGATTGATCCTGTATCCGTTGAACAATATATTGCACGGGGTGGCTATTGGGCCTTTGCCGATACAATTTCCAGTCTGACACCTAAAGGAGTTTGCCAGCTTATTGAAGAAAGCGAGCTTTCTGGAAGGGGAGGAGGAGGTTATTCCACTGGCAAAAAATGGGCAAATACATTAAAAACCTTCTCCGATCAGAAGTTCCTGGTTTGCAATGCTGTAGAAAGTGATCCAGGTAGTTATATGAACCGGGTGATTATCGAAAGCAATCCCCACAGGTTAATAGAAGCTGTTATAATTGCAGCCTATGCAATTGGTGCTACTAAATCCTTTATTTTTATCCGTCAGGAATTTAAACTCGCTATTGAGCGGCTTGAAAAAGCCATTGAAAATGCACGCGGATATGGCTTGCTGGGACATCATATTTTTGACTCAGGAGTCAATATCGATATTATCGTTAAACGAGGGGCAAGAGCATTTGTTTGTGGCGAAGAAACAGCCCTCAATAATAGTATTGAAGGGAAGAGGGCCATGCCCGAATCCAAACCGCCCTATCCTTCGGAAAAGGGATTATGGAACAAGCCCACCATAGTCAACAATGTTGAAACGCTTTTCAATATCCCCTTGATCCTTAAAAACGGGCCCGATTGGTTTAAGAAAACAGGAACCGACAACAGTAAGGGAACCAAGCTTTTCACCCTTTCAGGAAAGGTTAAAAATTATGGTACCATTGAAGTCCCAATGGGCACAACATTCAGGGATATCGTTTGGAAAATTGGAGGCGGTACCTCTGGAAAGCAGAAATTTAAGGCCGTAATCCTTGGCATTAACTCAGGAAACTATATCACGAAAAAAAACCTTGACAACAGAATCGATTATGAAGAATTGAAATCCATTGGCACATCCCTTGGAAGCGGAGGTTTTGTGGTTATCGATGAGTCAACCTGTATGGTTGATTTGGCCAAATACTTTACCAATTTCTTTAAAAACGAGAGTTGTGGGAAATGTATTCCATGCAGAGAAGGTACTGCAAGACTTCTGGAGATCATGGAAGTAGTTACCCAAAGACCCGGGAAAAATAATCATTTTCAATCACTTGAACGTTTCAAAGGGGTCATGCAACTGCGATCACTGGCAAATGTCATGAGGGATACTTCTCTTTGTGCACTAGGGAAATCTGCACCCAATGCCATACTCAACACCCTAAACAATTTTAAGGAAGAATTTGATGCGCATATTTTTGAACGGAAATGCCCGGCCAATGTTTGTCGCGACCTGCGTGTCTTTTCTATTGATGTAGATTTGTGCACTGGATGCACCGCCTGCTACAAGAAATGCCCAGTCGATGCCATCATTGGATCTGCCAGACATCCCCACTTTATTGTTGAAGAAAAGTGTATCGGATGCGGGCTTTGCTATGATGCTTGTAAATTTAATGCCGTATTAATTCAGTAA